The Bacillus sp. F19 DNA segment GCAATAACGGGAATTTCATCGATCAATCGCGGAATCAGTTCACCTGATATCACTGTTCCTTTTAATTTAGATGCTGAAATCGTTAAATCCGCAACCGGCTCATGGGCGTGAGATCCTTTCTCTACAATCGTTAAATCCGCACCCATTTTTTTAAGAACTTCAATAATCCCAATTCTGGTGGGATTAATCCCTACATTTTTCAGCGTAATGGTACTGTCTGGAACAATTGCACCTGCTACTAAGAAAAAGGCTGCGGAAGAAATATCACCAGGAACCTGAATGGATGCAGCCTTAAGAGACTGACCTCCGATAATTTCTGCCGATAGATCCTCTTCCTTCACTTCAACACCGAAAGCTCTAAGCATTCTTTCCGTATGATCTCTTGATTTATGCGGTTCTGTTACTCTTGTTTTTTCATTTTTTGCCTGAAGCCCTGCAAGCAGAATAGCTGACTTTACTTGAGCGCTTGCTACAGGTGATACATAGTCTAATCCTTTAAGTGTGCCTCCGCGAATGGAAATAGGCGTGTAATTGCCGTTTTGTCTGCCATCAATAGACGCACCCATTTCTCTTAGCGGATCAGTGACACGTGTCATCGGCCTTTTAGCAATAGATTCATCGCCGATGATGCAGGCATGGAATGGCCGTCCAGCTAAAA contains these protein-coding regions:
- the aroA gene encoding 3-phosphoshikimate 1-carboxyvinyltransferase encodes the protein MSNEKKLRRAETLSGEIAIPGDKSISHRAVMFGALANGETVIENFLAGADCLSTIACFRQMGVEIEQDGEKVKVYGKGIDALREPEELLDVGNSGTTTRLMLGILAGRPFHACIIGDESIAKRPMTRVTDPLREMGASIDGRQNGNYTPISIRGGTLKGLDYVSPVASAQVKSAILLAGLQAKNEKTRVTEPHKSRDHTERMLRAFGVEVKEEDLSAEIIGGQSLKAASIQVPGDISSAAFFLVAGAIVPDSTITLKNVGINPTRIGIIEVLKKMGADLTIVEKGSHAHEPVADLTISASKLKGTVISGELIPRLIDEIPVIALLATQADGDTIIKDASELKVKETNRIDTVVQELKKLGADIEPTDDGMIIRGKQALRTSASVSSHGDHRIGMMLAVAALISEGDVSLSGHEAINVSYPQFFDHLNQLADKKSGSAR